A genomic stretch from Ureibacillus composti includes:
- the rpsU gene encoding 30S ribosomal protein S21 has product MSKTVVRKNESLEDALRRFKRTVSKSGTIQEVRKREFYEKPSVKRKKKSEAARKRKY; this is encoded by the coding sequence ATGTCAAAAACTGTCGTTAGAAAAAACGAATCGCTTGAAGATGCTCTTCGCCGCTTCAAACGTACTGTATCTAAAAGTGGTACAATTCAAGAAGTTAGAAAACGCGAATTTTATGAAAAACCTAGCGTAAAACGCAAAAAGAAATCAGAAGCTGCACGTAAACGTAAGTATTAA
- a CDS encoding 16S rRNA (uracil(1498)-N(3))-methyltransferase, with product MQRYFVREPFNENKEVMITGENARHISKVMRMEAGENIVAVHNGTAYICNIISVGQEVYVKQTGDIIPSPELPIKVDVACGLPKGDKLELISQKGTELGMHALIPFSAERSIVKWDEKKGEKKTERLQKIAQEAAEQSHRTHIPVIHTPISFKEILSIIPKYDAVFLADEEDAKQEIRTRFADKLKKVYDNESKSILLIFGPEGGISRKEADRLLEAGAETMSLGPRILRAETAPLYALSAISYEFE from the coding sequence ATGCAACGCTACTTTGTTCGTGAGCCATTTAATGAAAATAAAGAAGTAATGATTACTGGTGAAAATGCCCGTCATATTTCAAAGGTAATGCGCATGGAAGCAGGAGAAAATATTGTTGCTGTTCACAATGGAACTGCATACATATGCAACATAATTTCAGTAGGTCAGGAAGTATATGTAAAACAAACTGGCGATATAATACCATCTCCTGAATTGCCAATCAAAGTAGATGTTGCTTGCGGCCTTCCAAAAGGCGATAAGTTGGAATTAATAAGTCAAAAAGGAACAGAACTTGGGATGCATGCATTAATTCCATTTTCCGCAGAACGTTCGATTGTGAAATGGGATGAAAAAAAGGGAGAAAAGAAGACGGAAAGACTCCAAAAAATTGCTCAAGAAGCAGCAGAACAATCCCATCGTACACATATTCCTGTCATTCATACACCAATTTCCTTCAAAGAAATACTGTCAATTATCCCTAAATATGATGCGGTATTTCTAGCAGATGAAGAAGATGCCAAGCAGGAAATTCGCACAAGGTTTGCGGATAAACTAAAAAAAGTGTATGATAATGAATCGAAGTCTATTTTATTAATATTTGGTCCTGAAGGTGGCATTTCGCGTAAAGAAGCCGATCGCTTACTTGAAGCTGGGGCGGAGACGATGTCACTTGGTCCTCGTATATTACGTGCAGAAACGGCGCCATTATATGCGCTCTCTGCCATTTCATATGAATTTGAATGA
- the grpE gene encoding nucleotide exchange factor GrpE, whose amino-acid sequence MSETTEKKEQNFEEVTEQNVEVNDSVETTNEASTANEGLDTELKEEGLLENEYQSKVAELETKLAEEENRFLRLRADFDNLRRRTQLDREAAEKYRAQSLLSDLLPVIDNFERALQVEVTSEDATSLYKGIEMVYKSFIEATKKEGLELIPAEGEVFDPTIHQAVMQEKDDSKDSGIILRELQKGYKLKDRVIRPSMVSVNE is encoded by the coding sequence GTGTCTGAGACGACAGAAAAAAAAGAGCAAAACTTTGAAGAAGTAACAGAGCAAAATGTAGAAGTAAATGACTCAGTTGAAACTACAAATGAAGCTTCAACTGCCAACGAAGGTTTAGATACTGAGTTAAAAGAAGAGGGTTTACTAGAAAATGAATACCAGTCTAAGGTTGCAGAACTAGAAACTAAACTAGCCGAAGAAGAAAATCGCTTCTTACGTTTGAGAGCTGATTTTGATAACCTACGCCGTCGTACACAACTTGATCGTGAAGCGGCGGAAAAATATCGTGCACAATCTTTATTATCTGATTTACTGCCTGTTATTGATAATTTTGAGCGTGCATTACAAGTTGAGGTAACTTCAGAGGATGCCACTTCACTTTATAAAGGAATTGAAATGGTATACAAATCATTTATTGAAGCTACTAAAAAAGAGGGACTTGAATTAATTCCAGCAGAAGGTGAAGTTTTTGACCCTACTATTCATCAAGCTGTTATGCAAGAAAAAGATGATAGTAAAGACTCTGGAATCATTTTAAGAGAACTTCAAAAAGGTTATAAATTAAAAGATCGTGTAATACGACCTTCAATGGTTTCAGTAAATGAATAA
- the dnaJ gene encoding molecular chaperone DnaJ: MSKRDYYEVLGVSKTASQDEIKKAYRKLSKQYHPDINKEPGADEKFKEIAEAYEVLSDETKRSQYDQFGHEGPNQGFGGGFSGGFGGFEDIFSSFFGGGSRRSDPNAPRKGDDLQYRMNISFEDAVFGKQTEIEIPSEESCETCNGSGAKPGTNPKTCETCKGSGQINQTVDTPFGRMVNRRACSTCQGTGKIIIEKCTTCYGSGTVQKRKKIKVTIPAGVDDGQQLRVSGQGEAGINGGPSGDLYIVFNVRAHKEFERDGDDIYYELKLTFPQAALGDEIEVPTIHGKVKLKIPAGTQSGAQFRLKDKGVKNVHGYGQGHQYVIVKVVTPTKLTEKQKQILRDFAEISGDIPEEHGSSLFDKIKKTFKGE, encoded by the coding sequence ATGAGTAAACGCGATTATTATGAAGTGCTTGGCGTTAGTAAAACCGCAAGCCAAGATGAAATTAAAAAAGCATATCGCAAACTTTCTAAACAATATCACCCAGATATTAATAAGGAACCGGGTGCAGATGAAAAATTTAAAGAAATCGCTGAAGCATATGAAGTATTAAGTGATGAGACAAAACGTTCGCAATATGATCAATTCGGCCATGAAGGTCCAAACCAAGGCTTTGGTGGCGGTTTTAGTGGTGGCTTTGGTGGTTTTGAAGATATCTTTAGTTCTTTCTTTGGAGGAGGATCCCGTCGTTCAGATCCTAACGCGCCACGTAAAGGCGATGATTTACAATACCGCATGAATATTTCTTTTGAAGATGCTGTATTTGGTAAACAAACTGAAATAGAAATTCCTTCTGAAGAATCTTGTGAGACATGTAATGGTTCTGGGGCAAAACCAGGTACAAATCCAAAAACTTGTGAGACATGTAAAGGGTCTGGACAAATTAATCAAACAGTTGATACGCCATTTGGCCGTATGGTAAACCGTCGTGCATGTAGTACTTGCCAAGGAACAGGGAAAATCATCATTGAAAAATGTACTACTTGCTATGGTTCAGGTACTGTTCAAAAACGTAAGAAAATTAAAGTTACTATTCCTGCTGGTGTTGACGATGGTCAACAACTTCGTGTTTCTGGCCAAGGTGAAGCCGGTATTAATGGTGGACCTTCTGGTGATTTATATATTGTCTTCAACGTACGTGCACATAAAGAATTTGAGCGTGACGGAGATGACATTTACTATGAATTGAAATTAACATTCCCACAAGCAGCGTTAGGTGACGAAATCGAGGTACCTACCATCCATGGAAAAGTGAAATTAAAAATTCCTGCAGGAACACAATCAGGAGCACAGTTCCGTTTAAAAGATAAAGGTGTTAAAAATGTTCATGGCTATGGTCAAGGCCATCAATATGTAATTGTGAAAGTTGTTACACCAACAAAGCTAACAGAAAAACAAAAACAAATATTACGTGATTTCGCTGAAATAAGTGGCGATATTCCAGAAGAACATGGAAGTTCATTATTTGATAAAATTAAAAAAACTTTTAAAGGAGAATAA
- a CDS encoding nodulation protein NfeD has product MKKLRPITLLFLILFSFSLWTSSITAEASDKVFTVPIENEVEKGLEVFLKRSFDEAMKQGAKAIILEIHTPGGFVDAAYDIAKLMDQTPIRTIAFINSKAHSAGAFLALHADEIYMVPSGTIGAAAIIDGKGNAANTKANSAWLAAMKAAAEISERDPKYALAMADIKMDLPEYRAPAGELLTLSADEAVKVKYSEGTAKDLDEVLELANLSNSEIVHMELTFSEKLARFITNPIVVTFLLTIASIGLMMELFSPGFGLPGLTGLFALSLFFFGHTIAGFAGYETIIMFIIGFILLIAELFVPGGIVGFIGGALVVMSLLFSGASVVHMAYSILIAVAIAIIGMVVLMKFFGKNLHLFNKLILRDATTTEEGYVSNINRIELLGKTGVTLTPLRPAGTIQVNKERIDVVSEGSYIGSNKKVEIIEVEGSRVVVREMKIEQEEQE; this is encoded by the coding sequence GTGAAAAAATTAAGACCCATTACTTTATTATTTTTAATACTTTTTTCTTTTTCACTATGGACATCAAGCATCACTGCAGAGGCAAGTGACAAAGTGTTTACTGTTCCAATTGAGAATGAAGTTGAAAAGGGCTTAGAAGTGTTTTTAAAGCGTTCTTTCGATGAAGCGATGAAACAGGGAGCAAAAGCTATTATTTTAGAAATACATACACCTGGTGGCTTTGTAGACGCAGCTTATGACATAGCAAAGCTTATGGACCAAACACCAATTAGAACAATTGCTTTTATTAATTCAAAAGCGCATTCAGCGGGAGCATTTTTAGCATTACATGCAGATGAAATATATATGGTTCCAAGTGGGACAATTGGAGCGGCTGCTATTATCGATGGTAAGGGAAATGCTGCAAATACAAAAGCAAATAGCGCATGGCTGGCAGCAATGAAGGCTGCCGCAGAAATTTCCGAAAGGGATCCCAAATACGCTTTGGCGATGGCTGATATAAAAATGGACCTACCTGAATATAGGGCACCGGCTGGAGAATTACTTACGTTATCTGCAGATGAAGCTGTAAAAGTAAAATATTCAGAAGGAACAGCCAAAGATTTAGATGAAGTGTTAGAACTTGCAAACTTATCTAATAGTGAAATTGTTCATATGGAATTAACATTTTCAGAAAAACTTGCAAGGTTTATTACAAACCCCATTGTCGTAACCTTCCTTTTAACTATTGCAAGTATTGGTTTAATGATGGAACTATTTTCTCCAGGTTTTGGTTTACCAGGGCTAACAGGTTTGTTTGCACTGTCATTATTCTTCTTTGGGCATACAATAGCAGGTTTTGCTGGTTATGAAACAATTATTATGTTTATTATTGGTTTCATTCTCCTCATTGCGGAATTATTTGTGCCTGGCGGAATCGTTGGTTTTATTGGTGGTGCACTTGTTGTTATGAGTTTATTATTTTCAGGAGCGAGTGTGGTTCACATGGCATATTCAATTTTAATTGCAGTAGCTATTGCAATTATAGGAATGGTGGTATTAATGAAATTTTTTGGTAAAAATTTACATCTCTTTAATAAACTGATTCTTAGGGATGCCACAACTACTGAAGAAGGGTATGTTTCGAATATTAACCGAATTGAGCTTTTAGGGAAAACAGGTGTAACCTTAACGCCGTTACGCCCTGCTGGTACAATACAAGTTAATAAGGAAAGAATCGATGTAGTATCCGAAGGGAGTTATATTGGTTCAAATAAGAAAGTGGAAATCATAGAAGTGGAAGGTTCTCGCGTTGTTGTGAGAGAAATGAAAATTGAACAGGAGGAACAAGAATGA
- the prmA gene encoding 50S ribosomal protein L11 methyltransferase, with protein MKWTEISILTTNEAVEAVSNILHDAGASGVVIEDSTEINKERVNQFGEIYSLDPHDYPNTGVVVKAYLPASSFLAETVEEINLAITNLVNFDINIGENSLTTTEVNEEDWATAWKKYYHPVKISERFTIVPTWENYTPVSTDELIIELDPGMAFGTGTHPTTVMCLQALEKVIQQGDKVIDVGTGSGVLSIGAAMLGAGKVHALDLDEVAVKSARENIELNKVDEQVEVFHGNLLDTVKEAADVVVANLLAEIILSFTDDAYSIVKPGGLYVTSGIIALKKEDVKTALEKSGFIIEEVLLMEDWVAIIARKPQN; from the coding sequence GTGAAATGGACGGAAATTTCAATATTAACAACAAACGAAGCGGTCGAAGCTGTATCTAATATCTTACATGATGCAGGTGCAAGTGGTGTTGTAATTGAAGACTCAACAGAAATTAATAAAGAACGTGTTAATCAATTTGGTGAAATTTATAGCTTAGATCCACATGATTATCCCAATACTGGAGTTGTGGTGAAAGCATATTTACCTGCATCAAGTTTTTTAGCTGAAACTGTTGAGGAAATTAATCTTGCAATCACAAATCTTGTGAATTTTGATATTAACATTGGAGAAAATAGTCTTACAACTACTGAAGTAAACGAAGAAGACTGGGCGACGGCATGGAAAAAGTATTACCATCCTGTGAAAATATCTGAACGCTTTACGATTGTACCAACATGGGAGAATTATACCCCTGTTAGTACTGATGAATTAATCATTGAACTAGATCCTGGAATGGCATTTGGAACTGGAACACATCCAACAACAGTTATGTGTTTGCAAGCCCTTGAAAAAGTAATCCAACAAGGTGATAAAGTAATTGATGTTGGAACAGGTTCAGGTGTACTTTCTATCGGAGCGGCAATGCTTGGTGCGGGTAAAGTACATGCGTTAGATTTAGATGAAGTAGCGGTTAAGTCTGCCCGTGAAAATATTGAACTTAACAAAGTTGACGAGCAAGTAGAAGTATTTCATGGAAATTTATTAGATACAGTTAAAGAAGCAGCTGATGTTGTTGTAGCTAACCTTTTAGCTGAAATTATTTTGAGCTTCACAGATGATGCTTATTCAATTGTAAAACCTGGTGGATTGTATGTTACTTCGGGTATTATTGCATTGAAAAAAGAAGATGTTAAAACAGCGCTTGAAAAATCAGGGTTTATCATTGAAGAAGTATTGTTAATGGAAGATTGGGTAGCAATTATTGCTCGTAAGCCGCAAAATTAA
- the mtaB gene encoding tRNA (N(6)-L-threonylcarbamoyladenosine(37)-C(2))-methylthiotransferase MtaB has product MSTVAFHTLGCKVNHYETEAIWQLFKEQGYERTDFEHQADVYVVNTCTVTNTGDKKSRQVIRRAVRQNPDAVICVTGCYAQTSPAEIIAIPGVDIVVGTQDRQKMLGYIEQYKTERQPINAVRNIMKNRVYEELDVPNFTDRTRASLKIQEGCNNFCTFCIIPWARGLMRSRDPQEVIKQAQALVDAGYLEIVLTGIHTGGYGQDFKDYNLAQLLRDLEANVKGLKRLRISSIEASQLTDEVIEVLRDSKIVVRHLHIPIQSGSNTVLKRMRRKYTMEFFAERLLRLNEALPDLAITSDVIVGFPGETEEEFMETYNFIADHKFAELHVFPFSKRTGTPAARMEDQIDEEIKNERVHRLLTLNDQLAKEYASRFEGEVLEIIPEEHIKDSEQDNLFVGYTDNYLRVIFEGTEDMIGKLIKVKILKAGYPHNEGQFVRVLEEQEQI; this is encoded by the coding sequence TTGTCAACGGTGGCTTTTCATACTTTAGGCTGTAAAGTAAACCATTACGAAACAGAAGCAATATGGCAGCTTTTTAAGGAACAAGGATATGAACGTACTGATTTTGAACATCAGGCAGACGTTTATGTCGTTAATACATGTACAGTAACAAACACGGGCGATAAAAAATCTCGTCAGGTAATTCGTCGTGCAGTTCGTCAAAATCCCGATGCAGTTATATGTGTAACTGGTTGTTATGCTCAAACATCTCCTGCAGAAATTATCGCAATCCCTGGTGTGGATATTGTAGTAGGTACTCAAGACAGACAAAAAATGCTTGGGTATATTGAACAATACAAAACAGAAAGACAACCAATTAATGCTGTGCGAAACATCATGAAAAATCGTGTGTACGAAGAATTAGATGTACCTAATTTCACAGATCGTACACGTGCTTCACTTAAAATTCAAGAAGGTTGTAATAACTTCTGTACTTTTTGTATTATTCCATGGGCACGTGGTCTTATGCGTTCACGTGATCCTCAAGAGGTAATTAAACAAGCACAAGCTTTGGTAGATGCAGGGTATCTTGAAATTGTTTTAACTGGTATTCATACGGGTGGTTACGGACAAGATTTCAAAGATTATAACTTAGCTCAATTGCTTCGTGATCTTGAAGCGAATGTAAAGGGACTTAAACGTCTTCGAATTTCTTCAATTGAAGCATCTCAATTAACAGACGAAGTAATTGAAGTATTGCGAGATTCAAAAATTGTTGTACGTCACTTACACATTCCGATTCAATCTGGGTCTAATACTGTATTAAAACGTATGCGTCGCAAATACACAATGGAATTTTTCGCAGAGAGATTACTTCGATTAAATGAAGCGTTACCTGATTTAGCTATTACATCAGATGTAATCGTTGGATTTCCAGGTGAAACAGAAGAAGAGTTTATGGAAACATATAATTTTATTGCTGATCATAAATTTGCAGAGCTTCATGTATTCCCATTCTCAAAACGTACTGGTACTCCGGCAGCTAGAATGGAAGACCAAATCGATGAAGAAATTAAAAATGAGAGAGTACATCGTTTGTTAACATTAAATGATCAATTAGCAAAAGAATATGCGTCTCGCTTTGAAGGAGAAGTTTTAGAAATTATTCCAGAAGAACATATCAAAGATTCCGAGCAAGACAATTTATTTGTAGGGTATACAGATAATTATTTACGTGTCATTTTTGAAGGTACTGAGGATATGATAGGTAAATTAATAAAAGTCAAAATTTTAAAAGCTGGATATCCACACAATGAAGGCCAATTTGTTCGCGTTTTAGAAGAACAAGAACAGATTTAA
- the deoC gene encoding deoxyribose-phosphate aldolase, which translates to MTKEYASMIDHTLLKADATRSQIEKLCSEASEFEFASVCVNPTWVKYSAELLKDSKVKVCTVIGFPLGASTSEVKAFETKNAIANGAEEIDMVINIGALKNQEFDLVREDIKQVVDAANGTLVKVIIETCLLSDEEKVKACELSVEAGADFVKTSTGFSTGGATAEDVALMRKTVGPTVGVKASGGVRNLQDMQKMIEAGATRIGASSGVAIINGLTSDSNY; encoded by the coding sequence ATGACAAAAGAGTATGCTTCAATGATTGACCATACGTTATTAAAGGCTGATGCAACAAGAAGTCAAATTGAAAAATTATGTAGTGAAGCTAGTGAATTTGAATTTGCATCAGTTTGTGTAAATCCGACATGGGTGAAATATAGCGCAGAACTATTAAAGGATTCAAAAGTTAAAGTATGCACAGTTATTGGTTTTCCATTAGGTGCATCCACATCAGAAGTAAAAGCATTTGAAACAAAAAATGCTATTGCAAATGGTGCAGAAGAAATTGACATGGTAATTAATATCGGTGCCTTAAAAAATCAAGAATTCGATCTAGTTCGTGAAGATATCAAACAGGTCGTAGATGCAGCAAATGGTACCCTTGTAAAAGTAATTATTGAAACATGTTTGCTATCTGATGAAGAAAAAGTAAAAGCGTGTGAACTTTCTGTCGAAGCTGGTGCTGATTTTGTAAAAACGTCAACAGGTTTTTCAACGGGTGGTGCTACAGCAGAAGATGTAGCATTAATGAGAAAAACAGTTGGACCAACAGTTGGTGTAAAAGCTTCTGGTGGAGTGCGAAATTTACAAGATATGCAAAAGATGATCGAAGCCGGAGCGACTAGAATTGGTGCAAGTTCTGGTGTTGCCATTATCAATGGATTAACTTCAGATTCAAACTACTAA
- the dnaK gene encoding molecular chaperone DnaK: MSKIIGIDLGTTNSCVAVLEGGEPKVIPNPEGNRTTPSAVSFKNGERQVGEVAKRQSITNPNTILSIKSKMGTNEKVKIEDNEYTPQEVSAMILQYLKGYAEDYLGEKVTKAVITVPAYFNDAQRQATKDAGKIAGLEVERIINEPTAAALAYGLDKTDQDQKILVFDLGGGTFDVSILELGDGVFEVLATAGDNKLGGDNFDEAVINYLVEEFKKENGIDLSKDKMAMQRLKDAAEKAKKDLSGVTSTQISLPFITAGNDGPLHLELNLSRAKFDEITHDLVERTVIPTRQALKDAGLSASELDKVILVGGSTRIPAVQDAVKKETGHEPHKGVNPDEVVAMGAAVQGGVLTGDIKDIVLLDVTPLSLGIETMGGVFTKLIERNTTIPTSKSQTFSTAADNQPAVDIHVLQGERPMAADNKTLGRFQLTDIPPAPRGVPQIEVTFDIDKNGIVSVKAKDLGTQKEQTIVIQSDSGLSDEEIERMVKDAEANAEADAKRKEEAELRNEADQLVFQVDKTISDLGEQITEEEKKSVEDAKEELKKALEAGEIEGIKTSKEKLEGVLQPLVMKVYEQAAAAAQAAQGGAEPGADAGKKDDGVVDADFEEVKDDK, translated from the coding sequence ATGAGTAAAATTATTGGTATTGACTTAGGAACAACAAACTCTTGTGTAGCTGTTTTAGAAGGCGGCGAACCAAAAGTAATTCCAAACCCAGAAGGTAACCGTACTACTCCATCTGCTGTTTCATTCAAAAACGGTGAACGTCAAGTTGGGGAAGTTGCGAAACGCCAATCAATTACAAACCCTAACACGATTTTATCTATCAAATCAAAAATGGGTACAAACGAAAAAGTTAAAATCGAAGATAATGAATATACTCCACAAGAAGTATCAGCAATGATCTTGCAATATTTAAAAGGCTATGCTGAAGACTATTTAGGTGAAAAAGTAACTAAAGCTGTTATAACAGTACCTGCTTATTTCAATGACGCGCAACGCCAAGCAACAAAAGATGCTGGTAAAATTGCTGGTCTAGAAGTTGAACGTATTATTAACGAACCAACAGCGGCTGCACTTGCTTATGGACTAGATAAAACTGATCAAGATCAAAAAATCCTTGTATTTGACCTTGGTGGTGGTACGTTTGACGTATCAATCCTAGAATTAGGTGATGGGGTATTCGAAGTACTTGCTACAGCTGGGGATAACAAACTTGGTGGAGATAACTTTGATGAAGCAGTTATTAACTACCTAGTTGAAGAATTTAAAAAAGAAAACGGCATCGATTTATCAAAAGATAAAATGGCTATGCAACGATTAAAAGATGCAGCAGAAAAAGCGAAAAAGGATCTATCAGGCGTAACTTCTACGCAAATTTCATTACCATTTATCACAGCTGGAAATGATGGTCCACTTCACTTAGAACTAAATTTATCACGTGCAAAATTTGATGAGATTACACATGATTTAGTTGAACGTACAGTTATTCCAACTCGCCAAGCGCTAAAAGACGCTGGATTATCAGCATCAGAACTTGATAAAGTAATTCTTGTTGGTGGTTCAACTCGTATTCCTGCTGTTCAAGATGCAGTTAAAAAAGAAACTGGTCATGAACCACATAAAGGTGTTAACCCTGATGAAGTTGTAGCAATGGGTGCTGCAGTACAAGGGGGAGTATTAACTGGTGACATTAAGGATATCGTTTTACTTGACGTTACTCCACTTTCACTTGGTATTGAGACAATGGGTGGCGTATTTACGAAGTTAATCGAACGTAATACAACTATCCCAACTTCAAAATCTCAAACTTTCTCAACTGCAGCTGATAACCAACCAGCAGTAGATATTCATGTTCTTCAAGGTGAACGTCCAATGGCTGCAGATAATAAAACTCTAGGTCGATTCCAATTAACGGATATTCCACCAGCACCACGTGGTGTACCACAAATCGAAGTAACTTTCGATATCGACAAGAACGGTATTGTTTCTGTAAAAGCAAAAGACTTAGGAACACAAAAAGAGCAAACAATTGTAATTCAATCTGACTCAGGCTTATCTGACGAAGAGATTGAACGTATGGTTAAAGATGCTGAGGCAAACGCTGAAGCCGATGCAAAACGTAAAGAAGAAGCTGAGTTACGTAACGAGGCAGACCAATTAGTATTCCAAGTAGATAAAACAATCTCAGATTTAGGTGAGCAAATCACTGAAGAAGAGAAAAAATCAGTTGAAGATGCAAAAGAAGAATTGAAAAAAGCATTAGAAGCTGGTGAAATCGAAGGAATTAAAACTTCTAAAGAAAAATTAGAAGGTGTATTACAACCATTAGTTATGAAAGTATACGAACAAGCAGCAGCTGCAGCTCAAGCAGCTCAAGGTGGAGCTGAACCAGGAGCAGATGCTGGTAAAAAAGATGACGGTGTAGTAGATGCAGACTTTGAAGAAGTAAAAGACGATAAGTAA
- the floA gene encoding flotillin-like protein FloA (flotillin-like protein involved in membrane lipid rafts) encodes MIIDAAAITLIIGIVVAIIIISVFLTFVPIALWISALAAGVRVSIFTLIGMRLRRVIPARIVNPLIKAHKAGLDVTINQLESHYLAGGNVDRVVNALIAAQRANIELSFERCAAIDLAGRDVLEAVQMSVNPKVIETPFIAGVAINGIEVKAKARITVRANLDRLVGGAGEDTIIARVGEGIVSTIGSSISHSKVLENPDLISQTVLSKGLDSGTAFEILSIDIADVDVGKNIGAELQIEQAQADKNIAQAKAEERRAMAVANEQEMVAKVQEMKAKVVEAEAEVPMAMAEALRSGNFGIMDYMNYKNIQADTSMRDSIAKVSNDKPDTPKK; translated from the coding sequence ATGATTATTGATGCAGCAGCTATTACGTTAATTATAGGAATTGTAGTAGCCATTATTATTATTTCAGTGTTTTTAACATTTGTACCCATTGCATTATGGATTAGTGCATTGGCAGCGGGAGTTAGAGTTAGTATTTTCACATTAATTGGTATGCGCTTACGTAGAGTTATTCCAGCACGTATCGTAAATCCACTTATTAAGGCACACAAAGCAGGGTTAGATGTAACAATTAATCAATTAGAATCACATTACTTAGCGGGAGGTAACGTAGACCGTGTAGTAAATGCTCTAATTGCCGCTCAACGTGCTAATATTGAATTATCTTTTGAACGTTGTGCAGCGATTGACTTAGCAGGTCGTGATGTACTAGAGGCTGTTCAAATGTCCGTAAACCCAAAAGTAATTGAAACGCCTTTTATTGCAGGTGTTGCGATTAATGGTATTGAAGTTAAAGCAAAGGCTCGAATTACTGTACGTGCCAACCTAGATCGTCTAGTTGGGGGTGCTGGTGAAGATACAATTATTGCCCGTGTTGGTGAAGGGATTGTATCAACAATTGGTTCTTCAATAAGTCATTCTAAAGTATTAGAAAATCCAGATTTAATTTCACAAACGGTATTATCAAAAGGTTTAGATTCAGGGACTGCATTTGAAATTTTATCCATTGATATTGCGGACGTAGATGTTGGTAAAAATATCGGGGCAGAATTACAAATAGAGCAAGCACAAGCAGATAAAAATATTGCACAAGCAAAGGCGGAAGAACGTCGAGCTATGGCTGTTGCAAATGAACAAGAAATGGTTGCAAAAGTTCAAGAAATGAAAGCTAAAGTTGTTGAAGCAGAGGCAGAAGTACCGATGGCAATGGCAGAGGCGTTACGTTCGGGGAATTTCGGAATTATGGATTATATGAATTATAAAAATATCCAAGCAGATACATCTATGCGAGATTCTATTGCAAAAGTTTCAAATGATAAACCAGATACACCTAAAAAATAA